Proteins found in one Nitrosopumilus maritimus SCM1 genomic segment:
- a CDS encoding malate dehydrogenase: MITIIGSGKVGGDAALFSALKRLDDQILLLDVAEGLPQGEAMDINHMLSEQGIDVEVKGSNNFEDMKGSNIVVVVAGSGRKPGMTRMDLLKINASIVKSVVENVKKYADDSMIIPVTNPLDPMAYITYKVSGFDRSRVFGMGGMLDLSRFRQFIHEATGHSRDSIRALVIGEHGENMLPLPRFSSVSGIPLPSLLPKEKLEELVQNTKQVAAKVIELKGATVHAPGNAISAIVEAVVRDRKQVIPVATYLDGEYDHSDVTIGVPAVIGKNGVEKIIELDLNDEEKQVFNKAVENVKGALSGVEI, translated from the coding sequence ATGATTACTATAATTGGTTCAGGAAAAGTAGGCGGAGATGCTGCATTGTTTTCAGCACTAAAACGATTAGATGATCAAATTTTGTTATTAGATGTTGCTGAAGGACTTCCTCAAGGCGAAGCAATGGATATCAACCATATGCTTTCAGAACAAGGAATTGATGTTGAAGTAAAAGGTTCCAATAATTTTGAAGATATGAAAGGTTCCAATATTGTAGTAGTAGTTGCAGGTTCTGGACGAAAACCAGGAATGACCCGTATGGATCTTTTGAAGATTAATGCATCAATTGTAAAAAGCGTGGTAGAAAATGTGAAAAAATATGCAGATGATTCCATGATTATTCCAGTAACTAATCCATTAGACCCAATGGCATACATCACATACAAAGTATCAGGATTTGATAGAAGTAGAGTATTTGGAATGGGAGGTATGCTTGATTTATCAAGATTTAGACAATTTATCCACGAAGCAACTGGACACTCTCGTGACTCAATTAGAGCACTAGTAATTGGAGAACATGGTGAAAACATGTTACCTTTACCAAGATTTTCATCTGTTTCAGGAATTCCACTACCATCATTGCTTCCAAAAGAAAAATTAGAGGAACTAGTTCAAAACACAAAGCAAGTTGCAGCAAAAGTAATTGAACTAAAAGGTGCTACAGTACATGCACCAGGAAATGCAATTTCTGCAATTGTTGAAGCAGTTGTAAGAGACAGAAAACAAGTAATTCCAGTAGCAACTTATCTTGATGGAGAATATGATCACTCTGATGTTACCATTGGAGTTCCTGCAGTAATAGGAAAGAATGGTGTAGAAAAAATCATAGAATTAGATCTAAATGATGAAGAAAAGCAAGTCTTTAACAAAGCAGTAGAGAATGTTAAAGGTGCACTTTCAGGTGTTGAAATCTAA
- the larC gene encoding nickel pincer cofactor biosynthesis protein LarC: MVLVIDPQIAGISGDMLLSSLIDLGADKGKIIDGIKKSEQFFSDSTITKIDFQKTKKRGIEAIQLVLEIDEHSHEKKGSEIKKAINDSTSNLDLSDKAKIFAESCINSLISSESKIHGVPEDSVHFHEASSIDTLVDIVGITIALDDLGLFDEKIICMPVSVGGGSVTFSHGTMSNPASAILEIFKDSYLKIKGNDANAELTTPTGACILANLTNTCMDYYPAMKIDSIGYGAGQKDFQNFSNVLKLVRGSTNNLESDSVKILETNVDDISGEILGNLIEKIMQKGARDVSIYHGITKKGRPTNLVSVICDDQNIDEIVDTLVLETGTLGIRISESNRFVVPRTNENISLTIDGNSFDVRYKKSTFKGKTDFKIEFDDLKDISNTVEKSIKEIESLLRKEIEKLEN; the protein is encoded by the coding sequence ATGGTTTTGGTAATTGATCCTCAAATTGCAGGAATATCTGGGGATATGCTTCTTTCTTCATTAATTGATTTGGGCGCAGATAAGGGAAAGATAATTGATGGAATTAAAAAATCTGAACAATTTTTTTCAGATTCTACTATTACAAAAATCGATTTTCAAAAAACCAAAAAAAGAGGAATCGAAGCTATTCAACTCGTTTTAGAAATAGATGAACATTCTCATGAAAAAAAAGGCTCTGAAATAAAAAAAGCAATTAATGACTCTACATCAAATTTAGATCTATCAGATAAAGCAAAGATATTTGCTGAATCATGTATCAATTCACTCATTTCTTCAGAATCTAAAATTCATGGTGTTCCAGAGGATTCTGTGCATTTTCATGAGGCCTCTAGCATTGATACCCTAGTTGACATTGTCGGAATTACAATTGCCTTAGATGATTTGGGATTATTTGATGAAAAAATTATTTGCATGCCTGTTTCTGTAGGTGGTGGAAGCGTAACTTTTTCCCATGGCACTATGTCTAATCCTGCCAGTGCAATTTTAGAGATTTTCAAAGATTCTTATCTGAAAATTAAAGGTAATGATGCAAATGCGGAATTGACCACTCCAACGGGGGCGTGTATTTTGGCTAATCTGACAAATACTTGTATGGATTATTATCCTGCAATGAAAATTGATTCAATTGGTTATGGTGCAGGGCAAAAAGATTTTCAAAATTTTTCAAACGTGCTAAAACTAGTTAGAGGCTCTACAAATAACTTGGAAAGTGACTCAGTAAAAATTCTTGAAACTAACGTTGATGATATTTCAGGAGAAATACTTGGAAATCTAATTGAAAAGATCATGCAAAAAGGTGCTAGAGATGTTTCAATTTATCATGGAATTACAAAAAAAGGAAGACCTACAAATTTGGTATCTGTAATATGTGATGATCAAAATATTGATGAAATTGTTGATACATTGGTATTAGAAACTGGTACTTTGGGAATTAGGATATCTGAATCAAATAGATTTGTTGTACCAAGAACAAATGAAAACATTTCATTAACAATTGATGGAAATTCCTTTGATGTGAGATACAAAAAATCAACATTTAAGGGAAAAACTGATTTCAAAATAGAATTTGATGATCTTAAGGATATTTCAAACACCGTTGAAAAATCAATTAAAGAAATAGAATCATTACTTCGAAAAGAAATTGAAAAGTTGGAGAACTAA
- the larE gene encoding ATP-dependent sacrificial sulfur transferase LarE — MTKLNELENWFADKNKVMIALSGGVDSALVAYAAYQKLGDFAIAVTADYKTLSEEELQTAKQICSEIGITQFFLDYDELENEEFTKNDSTRCFHCRLELGVHLLKLAKEHHVDVIVDGTNLDDLGEYRPGIDALRQNGIRSPLVETNLSKSQIRHIAKSVGLSVHDKPSNSCLASRIPWGQRVTAERLARIEFGETVVKQLTKVKQVRVRDFNGSAKIEVEKNDISEFNNLVLDKITEKLKLIGFTSVEIDPEGYKPGKINVIAD, encoded by the coding sequence ATGACAAAATTAAATGAACTAGAAAATTGGTTTGCTGATAAAAATAAAGTCATGATTGCATTATCTGGTGGTGTAGATAGTGCTCTTGTTGCATATGCTGCTTATCAAAAATTAGGTGATTTTGCAATTGCGGTAACTGCTGATTACAAAACCCTTTCTGAGGAAGAACTTCAAACTGCTAAACAAATTTGCTCTGAAATAGGAATAACTCAATTTTTCTTAGATTATGACGAACTTGAAAATGAAGAATTTACAAAAAATGATTCAACTAGATGTTTTCACTGTAGGCTCGAATTAGGAGTTCATCTCTTAAAATTGGCAAAAGAACATCACGTAGATGTAATTGTTGATGGAACTAATTTAGATGATTTAGGTGAATATAGGCCAGGAATTGATGCCTTACGTCAAAATGGAATTAGAAGTCCTCTTGTTGAAACAAATCTTTCAAAATCACAAATTAGACACATTGCAAAGTCAGTCGGACTATCAGTTCATGACAAACCTTCAAACTCTTGTTTGGCTTCACGTATACCTTGGGGTCAAAGAGTTACTGCTGAGAGATTAGCTAGAATTGAATTTGGTGAGACTGTTGTCAAACAACTAACCAAAGTTAAACAAGTTCGTGTTCGTGATTTTAATGGTTCTGCAAAAATTGAAGTAGAAAAAAACGATATTTCTGAATTTAATAATCTTGTATTAGATAAAATCACAGAAAAACTAAAGCTGATTGGATTTACTTCAGTTGAAATTGATCCAGAAGGGTATAAACCAGGAAAAATTAACGTGATTGCAGATTGA
- a CDS encoding cysteine desulfurase family protein → MIYLDNAASTQIHDDVLESMLPYLKEQYGNPSSIHRYGRLSRKAIEKARKQIASLINADPSEIFITSGGTESNNTALRGIATKYSSGQIITSSIEHDAILEPCKKLSQEEFDVVYLPVDNFGMISLSNLKDSLSEKTRVVSIMFGNNEVGTIQPIAEIAKLCHEHDVVLHTDAVQAIGKVPIDVHELGVDLLSISSHKLYGPKGIGALYIKKDTLLNPMILGGGQEHGLRSGTENVANIVGFGKACDIAKSNLDENISHMKKLRNLLVQTVSDEISQVTVNGHPERHLPNNAHFTFLGVNGEDLIIKLDEYGVAASTGSACSVHTQKASHVLQAMGFSHEQITGSLRLTTGIFNDQKEIEQTVEILKRVVEELRSVSPFKEKYSFSKN, encoded by the coding sequence TTGATTTATCTTGATAATGCAGCATCAACTCAAATTCACGATGATGTACTAGAGTCAATGCTTCCATATCTTAAAGAGCAATATGGAAATCCTTCCTCCATTCATCGTTATGGCAGATTATCTCGGAAGGCAATTGAAAAGGCAAGAAAACAAATTGCGTCTTTGATTAATGCAGATCCTTCTGAAATTTTTATCACCTCTGGTGGTACCGAATCAAATAATACTGCGTTACGAGGAATTGCAACAAAATACTCTTCAGGTCAAATCATAACTTCTTCAATTGAACATGATGCAATTTTAGAGCCATGTAAAAAATTATCTCAAGAAGAATTTGATGTAGTTTACCTTCCTGTAGATAACTTTGGTATGATTAGTCTCTCTAACCTTAAAGATTCTCTATCTGAAAAAACTAGAGTTGTTTCAATTATGTTTGGTAATAATGAAGTTGGTACAATTCAACCAATTGCAGAAATTGCCAAATTATGTCATGAACACGATGTGGTACTTCATACTGATGCTGTACAGGCAATAGGGAAAGTACCAATTGATGTTCATGAATTAGGGGTGGATTTACTATCAATTTCATCTCATAAGCTATATGGACCAAAGGGAATAGGTGCTCTGTATATCAAAAAAGACACTCTTCTTAATCCAATGATTTTAGGTGGTGGGCAAGAACATGGATTACGCTCTGGTACTGAAAATGTTGCAAATATTGTTGGTTTTGGTAAGGCATGTGATATTGCTAAATCAAATTTGGATGAGAATATTTCTCATATGAAAAAACTCAGAAATCTTTTGGTCCAAACTGTATCTGATGAAATTTCTCAAGTAACTGTTAATGGTCATCCTGAACGTCATTTGCCAAATAATGCTCATTTTACTTTTCTTGGTGTAAATGGCGAAGATCTGATTATAAAACTTGATGAGTATGGTGTTGCTGCATCTACTGGTTCGGCATGTTCTGTTCATACTCAAAAGGCATCTCATGTATTACAAGCAATGGGATTTTCACACGAGCAAATTACTGGCTCATTAAGATTGACAACTGGAATATTTAATGATCAAAAAGAAATTGAACAAACTGTGGAAATTTTGAAAAGAGTTGTTGAAGAACTAAGATCTGTGTCTCCATTTAAAGAAAAATATTCTTTCTCAAAAAACTAA
- a CDS encoding PEFG-CTERM sorting domain-containing protein — protein MIISTSFVYAQESPITVQTDDNNYDEGDTIVVSGKVNTKIAGVDVVLQLFREGNMLEIAQIKVAQDGTFSHTILAEGPLWTNSGTILVRASYEVAGGTIAETEFSYTPKSEVVTTTTNFEVDAGSHGTFDVEYSIKGGEVEDMVVESENFALAISINSTDEGSITLELPREFIGAEKQDGKDEKFIILISSPDNPNGIEADYEEAPVHSDHRTITINFEQGDTDILIIGTYVVPEFGTIAMIVLLVGIMTAIILTRNKFQIKI, from the coding sequence TTGATAATTTCTACAAGTTTTGTGTATGCACAAGAATCTCCAATTACTGTACAAACAGATGATAATAATTATGATGAAGGAGACACAATTGTTGTTTCAGGAAAAGTAAATACAAAGATAGCAGGGGTAGATGTAGTACTGCAATTATTTAGAGAAGGAAACATGTTAGAAATTGCTCAAATAAAAGTAGCCCAAGATGGAACATTTTCACACACAATTCTTGCAGAAGGACCATTATGGACCAATTCAGGAACAATACTAGTAAGAGCATCATATGAAGTAGCAGGTGGAACTATAGCTGAAACTGAATTTAGTTACACTCCAAAATCAGAAGTGGTGACAACTACAACCAATTTTGAAGTTGACGCTGGAAGTCATGGGACATTTGATGTAGAATATTCAATTAAAGGAGGAGAAGTTGAAGACATGGTGGTCGAATCAGAGAATTTTGCACTAGCAATAAGCATCAATTCTACAGATGAAGGTTCAATCACATTAGAATTACCAAGAGAATTCATAGGTGCTGAAAAACAAGATGGGAAAGATGAAAAATTTATTATCTTAATTTCAAGTCCAGATAATCCAAATGGAATCGAGGCAGATTATGAGGAAGCACCAGTCCATTCAGATCATAGAACAATTACAATTAATTTTGAGCAAGGAGATACAGATATTCTAATTATTGGAACTTATGTTGTCCCAGAGTTTGGAACAATTGCAATGATTGTTTTGCTAGTCGGAATTATGACAGCAATTATTCTAACAAGAAACAAATTTCAGATTAAAATTTAG
- a CDS encoding PEFG-CTERM sorting domain-containing protein, with the protein MSAAYADEIPQACVGCTMADARATANEMLRADIPVSVWTDKTGYDQGDMISVQGQVANVASGFPVTITVVSPLNSIITVDQIAVTDEGSFETTLNTAGAMWKYSGTYTIKANYGSAEKSNSVKVQLMGGVAYTPTYETPQKSKQCGANEITANGYCVPFSISGGAVTSATLNTNDNSIVVNISSTDDGTLTVTPSKTVQDGIFMVLVDGEEWDDVEIVANKVTVMFPAGTEQIEIIGTFVVPEFGTIAAMILAVAIISIIAVSAKSRLSIMPRY; encoded by the coding sequence ATGTCAGCAGCATATGCAGATGAAATTCCACAAGCATGTGTTGGATGTACCATGGCAGATGCAAGAGCAACAGCAAATGAAATGTTGCGTGCAGATATCCCAGTATCTGTTTGGACAGATAAAACAGGGTATGACCAAGGAGACATGATTTCAGTACAAGGGCAAGTAGCAAATGTAGCATCTGGATTTCCAGTTACAATTACTGTTGTGAGTCCTCTAAACTCAATCATCACAGTTGATCAAATCGCTGTAACAGATGAGGGTAGTTTTGAGACAACATTAAACACAGCAGGTGCAATGTGGAAATACAGCGGTACCTACACCATTAAAGCAAACTATGGCAGTGCTGAAAAGAGCAATAGTGTCAAAGTTCAATTAATGGGAGGAGTTGCATATACACCAACCTATGAAACACCACAAAAGTCCAAACAATGTGGAGCTAATGAGATTACTGCAAATGGTTATTGTGTACCATTTAGTATTTCAGGTGGTGCAGTTACAAGTGCAACTCTCAATACAAATGACAACTCAATTGTTGTCAACATCAGCTCTACTGATGATGGAACATTAACTGTAACACCATCAAAAACAGTCCAAGATGGTATCTTCATGGTACTAGTTGACGGAGAAGAATGGGATGATGTTGAGATTGTTGCAAACAAAGTAACAGTCATGTTCCCAGCAGGAACTGAACAAATTGAAATTATTGGTACCTTTGTAGTCCCAGAGTTTGGCACAATTGCAGCCATGATTCTAGCAGTAGCAATTATCTCAATAATTGCAGTATCTGCAAAATCAAGACTTAGCATTATGCCAAGATACTAA
- a CDS encoding PEFG-CTERM sorting domain-containing protein, whose product MNFKRSTTSMAIALLAVSLISVTSIQQDAFAQTQGMTLTAMADSGSKTITVTGKTISTFTDVSFTVKSPSGNNVVAIGQTTPDAEGMFGTEFKIGPTWTEDGFYEIKAQQGSAALYTMEVLVEVNGGMAEKTAVTESSYSSDIFEPIKPVVTIDAGIEISTAKTEMGSDTIVVTGNTDRVSADITLTVTAPNGNVVSVDQVSPMLDGKFTATITTGGPLWTQDGFYTVTAQQFNDPKYTASAEVDIQDGVVVPEFGTIAAMILAVAIISIIAVSAKSRLSIMPRY is encoded by the coding sequence ATGAATTTTAAACGTTCTACAACATCAATGGCAATAGCCCTTTTGGCAGTGTCATTAATTTCAGTGACCTCAATTCAACAAGATGCATTTGCTCAAACACAAGGAATGACCCTAACAGCTATGGCAGACAGTGGATCTAAAACAATTACCGTAACAGGTAAAACGATTTCAACATTCACTGATGTTTCATTTACTGTAAAGTCCCCAAGTGGAAATAATGTAGTTGCTATTGGTCAGACAACACCAGATGCAGAAGGAATGTTTGGTACTGAATTCAAGATAGGCCCAACATGGACCGAAGATGGATTCTATGAAATCAAAGCACAACAAGGCAGCGCAGCACTATACACAATGGAAGTTCTTGTTGAAGTAAATGGTGGAATGGCAGAAAAAACTGCTGTGACTGAATCCAGTTATAGTTCAGATATCTTTGAACCAATAAAACCAGTTGTTACAATAGATGCAGGAATTGAAATTAGTACCGCCAAAACTGAAATGGGATCTGATACAATTGTAGTTACAGGAAATACAGATAGAGTAAGTGCAGACATTACATTAACCGTAACTGCTCCAAATGGAAATGTAGTATCAGTTGATCAAGTATCACCAATGCTTGATGGAAAGTTTACAGCAACAATCACAACAGGTGGACCATTATGGACACAAGATGGTTTTTACACTGTTACAGCACAACAATTTAACGATCCAAAATATACTGCTTCAGCTGAGGTAGATATTCAAGACGGCGTGGTAGTCCCAGAGTTTGGCACAATTGCAGCCATGATTCTAGCAGTAGCAATTATCTCAATAATTGCAGTATCTGCAAAATCAAGACTTAGCATTATGCCAAGATACTAA
- a CDS encoding PEFG-CTERM sorting domain-containing protein, with amino-acid sequence MKSQLMVFALSAILVASIGMAPAFGQIQSTIIVTTDKTSYSEGETIMVTGEVRDLYAGTPVSLIVTSPNGSIVAIDQITVGADKKFSAEITAGGTMKVEGTYTVIVTYGSENRSAETTFEFGGSTAPPVENVVNPDVTDTTAAVQGSSDLVGYEITGGKLLGIMPDVDANSLIVSIDGTEDGSITLTIPRSVLDATFPDGADDDFFVLIDGEEVEFDETKSTTDRTLTISFPAGTEQIEIIGTFVVPEFGTIAAMILAVAIISIIAVSAKSRLSIMPRY; translated from the coding sequence ATGAAATCACAATTGATGGTGTTTGCCTTATCAGCAATTCTAGTTGCAAGTATTGGTATGGCACCAGCATTTGGACAAATACAAAGTACGATTATTGTTACTACAGATAAGACATCCTATTCAGAGGGTGAAACTATCATGGTAACAGGTGAAGTCAGAGATCTATATGCAGGAACTCCTGTTAGCCTAATTGTTACATCTCCTAATGGCAGCATTGTAGCCATTGATCAAATAACAGTAGGTGCAGATAAGAAATTCAGTGCTGAAATTACTGCTGGAGGAACAATGAAAGTGGAAGGAACTTACACAGTAATTGTAACATATGGAAGTGAGAATAGATCCGCAGAGACCACATTTGAATTTGGAGGTTCAACAGCACCACCAGTTGAAAATGTAGTCAATCCAGATGTCACAGATACAACCGCTGCAGTACAGGGTTCATCTGATTTGGTAGGATATGAAATCACAGGTGGTAAATTACTTGGAATTATGCCTGATGTGGATGCAAATTCACTAATCGTTTCAATTGATGGTACGGAAGATGGATCAATCACACTGACAATTCCTAGATCGGTGTTGGATGCAACTTTCCCAGATGGTGCAGATGATGATTTCTTTGTCTTAATTGACGGAGAAGAAGTTGAGTTTGATGAAACAAAATCAACAACAGATAGAACACTAACCATATCATTCCCAGCAGGAACTGAACAAATTGAAATTATTGGTACCTTTGTAGTCCCAGAGTTTGGCACAATTGCAGCCATGATTCTAGCAGTAGCAATTATCTCAATAATTGCAGTATCTGCAAAATCAAGACTTAGCATTATGCCAAGATACTAA
- a CDS encoding DNA-directed RNA polymerase subunit H encodes MATKKNQILVPDHIYVPKHEIISKTEAEEVLKKYNCKPTELPLIFVNDPAILGLGVKPGDMIKITRKSPTAGEGLYYRYVVEV; translated from the coding sequence TTGGCAACTAAGAAAAATCAAATTCTTGTACCTGATCATATCTATGTTCCAAAACATGAAATCATTTCAAAAACAGAAGCTGAAGAAGTTTTAAAAAAATACAATTGTAAACCAACCGAATTACCATTAATCTTTGTAAACGATCCTGCAATTTTGGGACTTGGTGTAAAACCAGGTGATATGATAAAGATCACAAGAAAAAGTCCAACTGCCGGTGAAGGTCTCTATTATAGATACGTGGTGGAAGTATAG